The genomic window GCGCAGGGCGTCGACGTCCAGGTCATCTCGATCCACACGCCGTTCTTCGGCTACCACCTCGACCCCGCGCAGGGCCGGCAGCTCGCGCGGGAGGTCAACGACGAGATCGCGGACATGACCCGCCGGTGGCCGCGGCGCTTCGCCGGCCTCGCCACGCTGCCGGTGCAGGACGTGAAGGCTGCCATCGACGAGCTGGAGCGCGCGGTGACTGTCCTCGGACTCAAGGGCGCCGAGCTCGACACGCAGGTGAACGGCCTACAGTGGGACGAGCCGAAGTACCTGCCGCTCTTCAAGGCCGCCGAGGCGATGGGCGCGGTCCTCTTCTTCCATCCGCAGCCGCAGCACAACTTCCTGATGGAGCGGACCGCGCGCGACGGGCTCTTCAACAGCCTCGGTGTCATCCTCGACGACGCGATCGTCGTCGCGATCCTGATCGCGGGCGGCGTCCTCGAAGCGTGTCCCAATCTCCGCGTCTGCATCGCCCACGGCGGCGGCCCGGCGTGCTACGCGATGGGACGGCTCGACCGCGGCTGGCAGGGCCGCCCCGAGGCCCGCCGCATCCCCCAGCCGCCGAGCGCCTACCAGCGGCGCCTCTACTACGACTGCATCACGGGCAGCGAGGCCGCGCTGCGCTTCCTGCTCGACCAGGTCGGCGCCGACCGCGTGGTGCTCGGCAGTGACTGGCCGTTCGTTCCGTGGCATCCGTCCCCCGTCGCCTGGGTGCAGGGGCTCGAGAGCCTGACCCAGGAGGAGAAGGAGCGAATCCTCTGGCGAAACCTCGAGGCCCTGCTCGGCCTATGATCGACGGGCGACCTGATCCCGAGCTCACCGGAAGCGACGTTTCAGGAGACCTCTCATGGCTGACATGAAAGTGATCCGTCTCACCGACACCGAGATCGTCAAGTTCGGTCCGGACGCCGTCTACCAGCTCATCCTCGGCGACGATGCGGGCACAACGCCGATACGTACCGGCATCCAGACGTCCCAGCCCGGGTATGTCGCGCCGGTGCATTCGCACCCCTACATGGAAGTCCTGCACGTCCTGGACGGCGTAGCCGAGGCCTGGATGGATGGCCGGGAGGATCGCAAAGTCCGGCTGGAAAAGGGCGACACCATCGCGCTGCCTCCGAACGTCCCGCACAGCTTCCGCGTCGTCGGCGATCAGGTGCTGAGGCTCCTGGGGACCCACGTCTCGCCGAGGCGGATCGTGGAGTACAAGGACGGCCGCACGACCGATGCAAGGGGCTACCAGACCCTCGACGGCTGAAGGCTCGCGTCAGGCGAGCCCCCAGCTCTTCACCCGTTCAGGCGCGATCCTGAACATCACGCGGTTCGCAGGCATCACCCGGCCACCCCACAGGGTCGCCAGGCGAGGGTATTTCTCGTGGAAGCGCTCGATGAGGGCGCGCCGCGCGGGACCGTCGTCCAAAAACTCCGCGCGCCCGAGCACGGTCACGCCGCGTATGTCCCCGCCCCCGCCGCCGGCCTCGGCCACCACGCAGACCCGCGGGTCACGGCGCAGGTTGTGGACCTTCTGGGTGCCCTCGACGCTGATCATGGTCACGGTCGCCGCGTCGTGGAGAAACCACATCGGCATCGCCAGCGGCGCGCCGTCCGCCCGCACCGTGGCGAGCAGCGCGACCTGCTTGGTCGCGAGAAATCTCTGGATCGCCGTGTCGTCAAGGCTCATAGCGTGTCCCTTCCCGTGATCAGAGCGCCCGGCAGGCGAGCTTAGGGCGCGGGATGCGGCATGTCCGGCTGGACGGCCTCTTCGAGCGTGAGCGGTGTCACCTTGAGGAACGGCTCGCGGCGGATCGGGCAGTCCTCGAGGTCGCAGACTGCGCAGTACGTCCGGTGGCAGGGGTCGGTGTGGAAGACCATCTCCCCCTCGACGCCCAGGTCACGGATCACGCGGGCGGCCACGTCCTCCGAGACGTCGTGGGCCCGCTCCACGCTCCAGAACTCCGGCACCACCAGGTGCGCTTCGACGTGGTGGAATCGCCCGGAGCGGATGGCGCGCAGGTGATGCACGCGGATGACGCCGTGGCCGACGTAGCCCTGGAGCGCGTTGAGCACGCGACTCAACAGCACGGGGTCCTCCTCATCGAGGAGCCCGCCCGCGGCGTGACGCACGAGCCGGAAGCCCGTCCACAGCAGCGACAGCGCCACCAGCAGGGCCACCAGCGGGTCGAGCCACGCGCGGCCCGTCAGGTGCACGAGCAGGAGCCCGACGACGACGCCCACGCTCGTCCAGAAATCCGCGATGACGTGCTGGCCGTCGGCGACCAGGGTCAGCGACTGGTAACGGCGGCCGGTGCGCACCAGGTACCAGCCGAGGCCCAAGTTGACGAGCCCGGCCCCGAGGACGATCAAGACTCCCGTGCCGATCTGCCTGACCTCGGGCCCGGCGAGAAGGCTCTGCGCGACCTCGTAGACGATCAGGACCGAGGCGAAGGCGATGAGGCCGCCCTCGAAGGCCGCCGAGAAGAACTCGATTTTGCCGTGGCCGTAGGGGTGGTTGCGGTCGGCGGGGCGCCCGGCGAAGAGCAGGCCGCCAAGCGCGAAGAGGGCGGCGACGACGTTGACGATGGACTCGAGGGCGTCGGAGAGCACCGCCGTGGAGCCGGTCATGCGGTAGGCCTGGTACTTGGCCGCCAGCAAGAGCACGGAGACCACCAGGGAGATCAGGCCCGCACGGAGCCGGATGCGCGCGTCTTCGGCAACCGGGGTCTCGGGGTTCACGACCCGATTCTACCTTGCCTGCCCGCCCGGGTCAGGCGGGAGATTCCCTCTCGCGGTCGAGCACCGGCGCCAGCAGCGGGGCCAACGTCATGGTCCCGGCCGTGCCCAGGATGACGAGCCAGGACCAGGCGAGCGCGATCACCCCCGTCTCCGAGAGCACGAGCAGCACGAGGTTGACGAGGCCCATGATGACCATGGCGGCGACGTTGGCCCGGTTGGCGCGCAGGCGGGTCAGCAGGCCGAGCAGGAAGACGCCGAGGAGCGAGCCGAAGGTGACGCCGGCGATCTTGAAGGCGAGCCAGAGGATCTTGTCGAAGAAGGAGAAGCCCCAGGCCAGCGCCGCCAGCATCAACCCGAAGGCGACGACGGCGACGCGCGAGACCCGGAGATAGTG from Candidatus Rokuibacteriota bacterium includes these protein-coding regions:
- a CDS encoding amidohydrolase family protein, with product MRTIDIHAHVVPQSLWRAADAGAAWYGYRHEPGEGIGTVVGNGKRTGFTSPKVRFTAEERMEDMDAQGVDVQVISIHTPFFGYHLDPAQGRQLAREVNDEIADMTRRWPRRFAGLATLPVQDVKAAIDELERAVTVLGLKGAELDTQVNGLQWDEPKYLPLFKAAEAMGAVLFFHPQPQHNFLMERTARDGLFNSLGVILDDAIVVAILIAGGVLEACPNLRVCIAHGGGPACYAMGRLDRGWQGRPEARRIPQPPSAYQRRLYYDCITGSEAALRFLLDQVGADRVVLGSDWPFVPWHPSPVAWVQGLESLTQEEKERILWRNLEALLGL
- a CDS encoding cupin domain-containing protein, which gives rise to MADMKVIRLTDTEIVKFGPDAVYQLILGDDAGTTPIRTGIQTSQPGYVAPVHSHPYMEVLHVLDGVAEAWMDGREDRKVRLEKGDTIALPPNVPHSFRVVGDQVLRLLGTHVSPRRIVEYKDGRTTDARGYQTLDG
- a CDS encoding TIGR03618 family F420-dependent PPOX class oxidoreductase, with the protein product MSLDDTAIQRFLATKQVALLATVRADGAPLAMPMWFLHDAATVTMISVEGTQKVHNLRRDPRVCVVAEAGGGGGDIRGVTVLGRAEFLDDGPARRALIERFHEKYPRLATLWGGRVMPANRVMFRIAPERVKSWGLA
- a CDS encoding cation diffusion facilitator family transporter, with translation MNPETPVAEDARIRLRAGLISLVVSVLLLAAKYQAYRMTGSTAVLSDALESIVNVVAALFALGGLLFAGRPADRNHPYGHGKIEFFSAAFEGGLIAFASVLIVYEVAQSLLAGPEVRQIGTGVLIVLGAGLVNLGLGWYLVRTGRRYQSLTLVADGQHVIADFWTSVGVVVGLLLVHLTGRAWLDPLVALLVALSLLWTGFRLVRHAAGGLLDEEDPVLLSRVLNALQGYVGHGVIRVHHLRAIRSGRFHHVEAHLVVPEFWSVERAHDVSEDVAARVIRDLGVEGEMVFHTDPCHRTYCAVCDLEDCPIRREPFLKVTPLTLEEAVQPDMPHPAP